The Carnobacterium sp. 17-4 genome has a window encoding:
- a CDS encoding ABC transporter ATP-binding protein gives MTLLEVNHLKKTYTARFSTQEVQALKDVNFSVEKGEFVSIMGESGSGKTSLLNILATLDTATGGEVLLEGNDLTEIKDSDISNFRRDYLGFVFQDFNLLDNFSIKDNILLPLVLSNTPITEMEHRLMPIVKKMKIDGLINHYPYEVSGGQKQRAAVARALITNPKLLLADEPTGALDSKSSQSLLETFETINNAGQTIIMVTHSTRAAAYSNRVLFIQDGEVYHEIYRGEQTPDQFMDKISQALIVLANRGEQHE, from the coding sequence ATGACATTATTAGAAGTGAATCATTTAAAAAAGACATATACAGCAAGGTTCTCAACACAAGAAGTACAAGCATTAAAAGACGTGAATTTTTCAGTTGAAAAGGGTGAGTTCGTCTCCATCATGGGAGAATCAGGTTCTGGTAAGACAAGTTTATTAAATATTTTAGCCACACTGGATACAGCTACAGGTGGGGAGGTCTTGCTAGAAGGGAATGATTTAACAGAAATTAAAGACAGTGATATTTCTAATTTCCGTAGAGATTATCTTGGGTTCGTGTTTCAAGACTTTAACTTACTAGACAACTTCTCGATTAAAGACAATATTCTATTGCCGCTAGTGCTTTCTAATACGCCAATAACTGAAATGGAACATCGTCTGATGCCAATTGTTAAAAAGATGAAAATTGATGGGTTGATCAATCATTATCCTTACGAAGTATCTGGAGGACAAAAACAACGTGCAGCTGTAGCTCGTGCTTTGATCACTAATCCTAAGTTACTTCTTGCTGATGAACCAACTGGAGCATTAGATTCAAAATCCAGCCAAAGCCTATTAGAAACTTTCGAAACCATCAACAACGCTGGCCAAACCATTATCATGGTCACTCATAGTACAAGAGCTGCTGCTTATTCGAACCGTGTATTGTTTATTCAAGATGGTGAAGTGTACCACGAAATTTACCGTGGTGAACAAACGCCAGATCAGTTCATGGACAAAATTTCTCAAGCGTTGATCGTACTAGCTAATAGAGGTGAGCAGCATGAATAG